In Puntigrus tetrazona isolate hp1 chromosome 7, ASM1883169v1, whole genome shotgun sequence, the following are encoded in one genomic region:
- the LOC122348330 gene encoding helix-loop-helix protein 2-like, which yields MMLSPEQTDSDLPWSQSDAETMLNDIKVGCITDEPMEGEGKTKSLAPQALSREEKRRRRRATAKYRSAHATRERIRVEAFNVAFAELRKLLPTLPPDKKLSKIEILRLAICYISYLNHVLDV from the coding sequence ATGATGCTGAGTCCGGAACAAACTGATTCAGATCTGCCGTGGAGCCAGTCAGACGCCGAGACAATGCTGAACGACATCAAGGTTGGCTGCATCACGGACGAGCCCATGGAGGGAGAGGGCAAGACCAAGTCTCTGGCCCCGCAAGCCCTCAGCagggaggagaagaggaggCGCAGGCGCGCCACGGCGAAGTACCGCTCAGCCCACGCCACCCGCGAGAGAATCCGGGTCGAAGCCTTCAACGTGGCCTTTGCCGAGCTGAGGAAGCTGTTGCCTACGCTGCCCCCTGACAAAAAACTCTCCAAGATTGAAATTCTGAGACTAGCTATTTGTTACATTTCCTATCTGAATCACGTGTTGGATGTTTAG